The genomic interval ACGGGTCACAAGAAGGGTGGGTGACATTTCCTGGGGCTGTGTGGTGCATGAGCAGGGTGCCCCAGGGCCTTGCCGTGTGTGATCTCCACCATACACCCTGGAAAGACAAGGGCTACTGCCAGTGTGCTTGCTCTGGCGCCTGCAAACACCCTCATTCCTGCAGTGAATGTGTAGGTAACATTCTTCCAGACCCAGCTCTCTGCCAGTTAatgtttttttaacctttgtgTGCTCCTTCAGACCTCAGGAGgggtaaacattttattatttagccAGCCTTACAGGTGCTGTCCAGGCTGGACTATGCCTAGTGGTTTGCACATCCCCCTAGCTGCTGCTCCTAGTAATTGATGGTTCTGTTTCCCTGCCACACTCCAAGATGTACAGTGGTAGAGCCTCAGAGCTAAGAAGGGTCCCAGGGATTGTTAAGCCCAACCTCCTCGTTTCACAGAAGGgtcatctgaggctcagagaggaacaGTGATTTATTCAGTCACTAGACAAGTGAGTGCTCAGAGCACTGACTTGGCCCCAGTTCTGACTGGTTTGAGATTGATGGTTCCAACAGGGTAACCCGGTAGCAGCCATTGGCCTCTCACCCCTGCCTTTCCTTGACTGGATAAGGGCAGCACTGcccagaggtgggagtggggaagggagagatgggTGGAGCAGGACACCGGGCATTTCTTAATGTCTTCACATGTACTTGCAGCCTCCTCCAAAGTTGCCCAGTGGAGTATTCAGTCTGGAATTTCAAGATTTTGTGAATAAATGGTAAGTCACCTCCTGTTCTCTGAAAGTACTTCGGTTTTGTCAGGCTCCCCATCCATCTTGGAGACCACAGCGTTGCCTTTTACCCTTTAGCTGCTGCCCTTCATCCAGAGCGCTAGGACTTCGGTGACCTATCTGACTGTAGCAGTGGGCAAAACAGCCGCTGCGCTCAGCACTTACTGTAAAGGGACTGGCATATTGCCTTTTGGCCTTAGTTTAATTCAACAAGCGTTTATTAGCCTGCTGTGGGTGTGACACTCTGCTAAGAACAGGAAGGTGGGTAAGGCTTAGGCACTCTTCCTCAGAGCCTatggggtgtggggaggacagGCATGCATGCACACGTAGGTAATCTTGAGTTAGAACCGGTGCCAAGCAAGAGCTCTCACactgtctttcttcctttaagCTTAATAAAAAACCCCGCAGAGAGAGCAGATTTGAAGCAACTCATGGTAAGtcatttatttcagattcttACACTGCCACCTGCTTACTCATTTGTTCTCCTCTGTCAGTCATCTATCCAGTACTTCCCGAGCCCATACCCTGCTCTGCCTTGACCACTGTAGTCCAGCTGATAGGAGGCCTGCAGGATACCCAACTTATCTCCCCTGTCCTCCTATCAGTTTAATGGAAAAGCCGGATGACCCCGCAGCCAgagggagtccagggaaaagAAAGGGCCAGCCCGCCCCTGCAAGGGGACAGGGCCTTTTTGTAGTACTGACTGGCTTATCTTAGATTCAGTCCCCTCACCAAGTAACTTTGTCTCCTACATGGCGGTGGTGGTAGGAGGAGTGGGATACTGTAAACGTCTGAACTCACATGCCATGTGAAGCCTGGTCAGCGTAACATGCGCTTTCAAGTTCATCAGTTCCTTTGTTCCTTTAACGACGCTGCGAGGCACTGCAGGCAGAGCTGCTGTCTCCATTTCAGAGAGAGCGGGCTTGGGGAAGGGGTAAGACCAGCAGAGCCGGGGGGTTAGGCCTGCAACTGGCCAAGGGCAGGCTCCCAGAGCACCTTCCAAATGCAGCACAACCTCCAGACCCAGGACTCTTGAATTTTCCTCCTTGGTTTTTAAATACACTTTCTGTCCATCTCCTCACACACAGGTTCATGCTTTTATCAAGAGATCTGATGCTGAGGAAGTGGATTTTGCAGGTTGGCTCTGCTCCACCATCGGCCTTAACCAGCCCAGCACACCCACCCACGCGGCTGGCATCTAAGCATTGGGGAAGCAGCCAAGTCCCCTGCCCAGCAGCATGCCATGTTCATGTTGCTTCTGGGCCTCCTTCCCATGCCTGTCTCTGTTCAGATGTGCATTTTACCTATGACAAAGGATGAAGAACACAGCATGTGCCAAAATTCTACTCGTGTCATTTTCAATATTATCATCtttattcttattactattgttattccCCTAAGTGGACTGGCTTTGTGCTTGGggctatttttgtgtatgctgatGATCAAACGTGCAATGTTGAACTACAGTGAAACTTTGGTGACCGTGGGTAGTCATTCTTACTGTAAACTGCACTGCTCTCCCACACCGTGACTGGCTGGCTGCCTGTATTTTTGGGATTCTTTGACACTTGGTGGTACTTCATTCTTGCCAGGCTTACCTTCTTTCCAATTGAGTAGGAAGGGGCCTTGTAAGATCCTTCACAGGCAGTGCATGTGAAGCATGCTTTGCTGCTATGAAAATGAGCATCAGAAAGTGTATATCATgttatttcattatgtttttgcttttagtGTAGAATTCAGCAATTTCCATCAAAATCTAGGCAGAGCCCTTCACTGCCATGATAGCTGGGGCTTCACCAGTCTGTCTACTGTGATGATCTGTAGACTTCTGgttgtatttctgtatttatttttaaatatactgtgTGGGATATTTAGTGCTATGTCTCTTTAAGTTGAGATTAGTGTTTCTAAAATGGTGGAGTTACTCTGAATGTTACAAATGGATCAAGGCATTAACATGTATGAGATTTATCTTTCTCCAAACCCAAATACTGATGCTATTGTAAACAACAGTGTGTATAGTGCCTAAAAACTGTATGGAAatccttttaccattttaatccaGATGTTTAACAAATCTAATCTCTTATTCTAATAAATATACTATCAAATTCAAAGGATGAAAGGTATTTCTACTTCTGTGGAGGGATTTTCAATGTCTGTAGTGCACAAGAAATCAAGAGATTTAGCAGTCACGCATTATTGAGAGGGAAAAGGCAAAGACAGGAAGGAGGCTGGAAGGCGGAAATACCACACTGAGGACAAGTTCAGTGCTTTGGACTAATGGGGCTTCCTGTAATTCTAATCTTTGGACTTTGTCCAGTTCTTCTCAGCAAGCACCCTTATCTTTCAACCACTTTTCCTGTGGACCTGTGAAAAGATCCCACTGATTCCTTCCGTCTTTTTATACAAGGGAAAACAGTAGGTGGGGGTAGGACTGGGGGCGGCCGGTGCCTGACTGGCAGTGGAGCCTCCACCCGGGACTGTGCCGTGCTACTTTGCTCCACTGAGCAAcggcttcccttctctctccagttACACCTGAGACACCTTCCTGGAGAGGAAACAAGTGCCTGGCACTGGGTTTGTCGTGACTGCGGGGCGGTAGTGAAGCCACAGAAAATGAAGCTGTGTCCCAACTGGCCACCCTTCTTTCTTTGAACAGTAACTTTTGAGGTTTAGGTGACATGTGAGGCTGCCGTCCCTCATTTTCTTCGAGGGCAGGTGacagaaaaccaaaatatatatttaacaataaaagGCCTATTtcgttttcaaattaaaaaacagaacttaGGTAAATCTCCCGAGTAGGTAGTTCCACTCTAGATCTACCAGAGCCTGAGATACAACCAGGATTTTAAAAACTGGTCAGTGCTATATATACACAGCTGCCTCAgccaatcatttttttttttcctcactgcgAGGCTAACATCCGTTCTAAGTCAACAACCTAACTTACATGTTTGTTTTCAATGTGCAAACATTCAGACGAGGTTTAAGACCCACACCCTACTCACACCCAGGGGTCTTTTCCTAACAGAGAGGATGTCACCACCACTGAGAATGTCTCAAAGTGTGCCAACTAATGAATGGGGTAACCTGGTGTCTAAAACCTGGATCTGAACACTTTCAAGGTCAGTGTCTTTGGAGGGgtgttttaaattctctattCACATCCAAAGGTATTTCATTTTGAGGTCAAAAAGATTTCTTCCTAGTACTTTTCACCAAGAATGATCTAATTCTCAAGAATGATGTTCCCTACATCACTCTAGCTGTGTTTTTTGAGTTCCTCAGGCCAAATTCCTTACTCAAACTTCCTTACTGAGACGCCAATAACAGTcggatttgttttttttcccagccgccgcaaggcttgcaggatcttagtttccccaccagggattgaacccaggccctcggcagtgaaagcacggagtcctaaccactggaccgccagggaactgcCAATAGTTGGATTTTTAAAGGATGCCTTGTGAGTGTCTCACAAGGACCTGTGAAACTGCTAGAGCAGATATGAGTACTCTCATTTTATAGACGGGAAAGTGAGCTGCAAAGGTGAAAAGCAAGCAACCAGTTGGTGGTCAAGCTAGAATTCATACCCAACTTTTCTGGCTCTTAAAAACCCATGCTCATATTTTAAGTTAGACCCCAAAATGTGGACCTTGATGCTTTTTGttgcaaaataattttcacaGTGTGTTTTCCAAGAAACATGCTCATTTAAACTTCTGGCTACTTCCTGTTAAGAGTAGCTCAAAATAActttaatgaaatattaacaaatatgtcTGCGCTCTCTTCTGGAACAGTTATGTAAGGAGCTGTGCTTGaggaggttgttttgttttgcttggctTTTCTGGGCAGGGCcaattacttttataaaattaagcaACTACTTGTCTGTATATTCAGTGGGAAAGGGACAGACAGTACGCAGAAATGAGTCTCAACTTCAAATACAAAATTTAACAACTCCTACTCTGTAACTATCATCTCTTTATTACAAAATCCAACCTTCCAAGCCTAGTGATCCTTCTTCAATGGCACATTTCCTAAGACCAGAAATGGGTTTTCAACCATCCTACTGTATTGTTTGCCCCAGAGGAACCGAcccttttctgtttctgtctgaAAAGCAGCAAGCTGCATGACGactatttatctttatttctaagCACATTTTACCATAGTGATGTCTCAACCTAGATGTGATGACAGCCATACAAAGCATGTTAGTAGGCAGTTTTACGATGTCACTGAGAGGTGGCAACAGCTTGTGCTCTCAAGTGGCCCTCTGTCCTCCTCTGTCATCTTTCTCTCCCACACTGTGGCCTTGCTCTGCTCACAAGGGTTCAATGGCATGCAAACAGTCTTTATAATTGGTTTTCTTAAAAGAGGCATTGTTGATTGGAAAGGCTGGCTTGTATTTAAACTCTGCCCTTTTTGCAAATGCCAGACCTTCCCAGTAGCATTTCAGAGGAAGTTTCTGGTTTTGAACACAATTACTGAATCTGACCAGAATATAAACACAGCAGCACCCATATTGCTCAGTACTGAAACACTGCATCTCTGCTTTTCTGTATGTCACTAATTTTGGTTAAAGCACTCTGAAACTTGAGTTATTGATGGAACCATTTTTACAACTACACATCCTCCTAAAGTTCTTGCTTCCTTTTAAAGGAGGCCACAGGGCCCATGGCAAGAATTCTTTGAAGAGAGAAAGTTCCTGAAGCTTAGAACTTAACTCCTATGACTAACCCTGGCTCTTCTCCCCTTCAGGAATCtgattcttcctcctcctcctcctcttcttcttctggcacatGGCTCCTTGTGCTCAACTCCAGCGCAGTCTGGTTGATTGATGCTTCATTGTCTACATGCACCAACATCTGCTTTGGTCAAGGACACATTATGGATTAGTAAGAACACTGGCCTCaaaacaaattaatgttttcaaataaaatctcAATTGTATATTCATCCGCAATATTTATCACTAAGAACTGTGGCCAGTTTCCTATTTCTCCAAATTCTACCCtgaccccccaacccccattGCCAAAATGGGAGCAGAGTAAATGCCCCAGATTTGATAGAATATTACCTGATTTACAAACATAGTTTTTACATAAGAATTATGCTGGCTTAGATGTGCTGCTTTCCAATAGTTTTACATGCTTAACATGCATCTGGGAGAACTGTTCAAATATGGTATATTTAGAAGATGATTTTCCTGAGGGCATTTGGTGAGAGAAAGATATGATGAGGGCAAGAACTCATTTTTTTAGCACTAGGCTTTGTAGTTGAAGCTACACTCTATTTTTAAATCCCAAGCTTGCTTATTCACAGAACAGCAAGAGTTTTGACATCTTCCTGCAAAGATCTTCACACTCTCCCCGGTTCACTGGAGTGACTAGAGAAAGTGGATGAACAGGAAGGTCGAGGCAATATAAAAGTACAGTCAAACCACAGTATAGCTAGCTGGTAGATGTTCCCTGTTTAAAACAGTAATATAGACAATCCAGTTCATTAAACTAGAAAGTTCTTAGCAGCACTTCCCAGAGTCCTTTGGGCTTGATAATGTAATTTACAATTTTTGATGGCTAAGCAGCATAAGAGCAGAATGGACTCCCCAGGCCCACACTTGATTAAGCTTACATCATGTGACTGTTCAGGTGCAGGTTGAGAAGACACCATCTCATCTTCTATCCTAGA from Physeter macrocephalus isolate SW-GA chromosome 11, ASM283717v5, whole genome shotgun sequence carries:
- the SNAPC5 gene encoding snRNA-activating protein complex subunit 5 isoform X1 → MLSRLQELRKEEETLLRLKAALHDQLNRLKVEELALQSMISSRIEDEMVSSQPAPEQSHDQMLVHVDNEASINQTALELSTRSHVPEEEEEEEEEESDS
- the SNAPC5 gene encoding snRNA-activating protein complex subunit 5 isoform X3 → MISSRIEDEMVSSQPAPEQSHDMLVHVDNEASINQTALELSTRSHVPEEEEEEEEEESDS
- the SNAPC5 gene encoding snRNA-activating protein complex subunit 5 isoform X2 encodes the protein MLSRLQELRKEEETLLRLKAALHDQLNRLKVEELALQSMISSRIEDEMVSSQPAPEQSHDMLVHVDNEASINQTALELSTRSHVPEEEEEEEEEESDS